A single genomic interval of Hevea brasiliensis isolate MT/VB/25A 57/8 chromosome 4, ASM3005281v1, whole genome shotgun sequence harbors:
- the LOC110651425 gene encoding uncharacterized protein LOC110651425 isoform X2, giving the protein MPERYNVLYTWQARTPKFARGSLVPSQNVLIANREANKSVSKLNKKRGWWTPLLFTSGITSAIAFLKHVLNQNTLAQARRNISHHYDMSNEIFAMFLGETMAYSCAIFKTEDEDLNTAQLRKYSLLIEKAQINKEHEVLEIGCGWGGLAIEVVKQTGCNYTGISLSKEQLKLAEMKVKEANLQDRVRFLLCDYRELPETYKYDRILSCEMVEHVGHEYMEEFFGCCESILAEDGIFVLQFSSVAEQDYDEARRTSGFVTEHIFPGGCLPSLTRITSAMGAASKLRVESVENIGRHLYRTMKCWRKSFLENRSKILGMGFDEKFIRKWEYYFDYCAAGFKSETLGNYQVVFSRPDSFVA; this is encoded by the exons ATGCCGGAGAGATACAATGTATTGTATACCTGGCAGGCTCGGACACCCAAGTTTGCTAGAGGAAGTTTGGTCCCATCGCAGAAC GTGCTGATTGCCAATAGAGAAGCAAATAAATCGGTCTCAAAATTGAATAAGAAACG GGGTTGGTGGACACCCTTGCTTTTCACATCTGGTATTACATCTGCAATAGCTTTCTTGAAGCATGTTTTAAATCAAAATACCCTTGCACAAGCTCGCAGGAATATCTCTCATCATTATGACATG AGCAATGAGATTTTTGCTATGTTCTTGGGTGAAACAATGGCATACTCCTGTGCAATATTTAAG ACTGAAGATGAAGACTTGAACACAGCACAACTGAGGAAATATTCCCTTCTGATTGAAAAG GCACAAATCAATAAGGAGCATGAAGTTCTTGAGATCGGTTGTGGTTGGGGAGGGTTGGCTATTGAAGTTGTCAAGCAAACAGGATGCAACTACACTGGCATCAGTCTATCGAAGGAGCAGCTAAAATTAGCAGAAATGAAAGTTAAGGAAGCTAACCTCCAG GATCGTGTCAGATTTCTTCTCTGTGACTATCGTGAATTGCCAGAAACTTACAAATATGATAGAATCTTATCCTG TGAAATGGTGGAACATGTTGGCCATGAATACATGGAAGAGTTCTTTGGCTGCTGTGAATCTATATTGGCAGAAGATGGCATTTTTGTTCTACAG TTCTCATCGGTTGCAGAACAAGATTATGATGAGGCCAGGCGAACTTCAGGTTTTGTCACAGAACATATTTTCCCAGGAGGATGCTTGCCCTCCTTAACAAGGATAACATCTGCCATGGGTGCTGCATCGAAACTACG TGTGGAGAGCGTGGAAAATATAGGAAGGCATCTCTACAGGACGATGAAATGCTGGAGGAAAAGTTTCCTGGAGAACCGGAG CAAAATTCTTGGTATGGGATTCGACGAAAAGTTCATTAGAAAATGGGAATATTATTTTGACTATTGTGCGGCTGGTTTTAAGTCCGAGACGCTTGGAAATTATCAG GTTGTCTTTTCAAGGCCTGATAGCTTTGTGGCGTGA
- the LOC110651425 gene encoding uncharacterized protein LOC110651425 isoform X1 has protein sequence MRVHNPQFYWKVMTWADIGLADAYMNGDFSFPDTDEGLLNLILVLIANREANKSVSKLNKKRGWWTPLLFTSGITSAIAFLKHVLNQNTLAQARRNISHHYDMSNEIFAMFLGETMAYSCAIFKTEDEDLNTAQLRKYSLLIEKAQINKEHEVLEIGCGWGGLAIEVVKQTGCNYTGISLSKEQLKLAEMKVKEANLQDRVRFLLCDYRELPETYKYDRILSCEMVEHVGHEYMEEFFGCCESILAEDGIFVLQFSSVAEQDYDEARRTSGFVTEHIFPGGCLPSLTRITSAMGAASKLRVESVENIGRHLYRTMKCWRKSFLENRSKILGMGFDEKFIRKWEYYFDYCAAGFKSETLGNYQVVFSRPDSFVA, from the exons ATGAGAGTCCACAATCCCCAGTTTTACTGGAAG GTAATGACCTGGGCTGATATAGGCCTTGCAGATGCTTATATGAATGGAGATTTTTCCTTTCCAGACACCGATGAAGGTCTGCTAAATCTAATCTTG GTGCTGATTGCCAATAGAGAAGCAAATAAATCGGTCTCAAAATTGAATAAGAAACG GGGTTGGTGGACACCCTTGCTTTTCACATCTGGTATTACATCTGCAATAGCTTTCTTGAAGCATGTTTTAAATCAAAATACCCTTGCACAAGCTCGCAGGAATATCTCTCATCATTATGACATG AGCAATGAGATTTTTGCTATGTTCTTGGGTGAAACAATGGCATACTCCTGTGCAATATTTAAG ACTGAAGATGAAGACTTGAACACAGCACAACTGAGGAAATATTCCCTTCTGATTGAAAAG GCACAAATCAATAAGGAGCATGAAGTTCTTGAGATCGGTTGTGGTTGGGGAGGGTTGGCTATTGAAGTTGTCAAGCAAACAGGATGCAACTACACTGGCATCAGTCTATCGAAGGAGCAGCTAAAATTAGCAGAAATGAAAGTTAAGGAAGCTAACCTCCAG GATCGTGTCAGATTTCTTCTCTGTGACTATCGTGAATTGCCAGAAACTTACAAATATGATAGAATCTTATCCTG TGAAATGGTGGAACATGTTGGCCATGAATACATGGAAGAGTTCTTTGGCTGCTGTGAATCTATATTGGCAGAAGATGGCATTTTTGTTCTACAG TTCTCATCGGTTGCAGAACAAGATTATGATGAGGCCAGGCGAACTTCAGGTTTTGTCACAGAACATATTTTCCCAGGAGGATGCTTGCCCTCCTTAACAAGGATAACATCTGCCATGGGTGCTGCATCGAAACTACG TGTGGAGAGCGTGGAAAATATAGGAAGGCATCTCTACAGGACGATGAAATGCTGGAGGAAAAGTTTCCTGGAGAACCGGAG CAAAATTCTTGGTATGGGATTCGACGAAAAGTTCATTAGAAAATGGGAATATTATTTTGACTATTGTGCGGCTGGTTTTAAGTCCGAGACGCTTGGAAATTATCAG GTTGTCTTTTCAAGGCCTGATAGCTTTGTGGCGTGA
- the LOC110651426 gene encoding heterogeneous nuclear ribonucleoprotein 1, which produces MDSDQGKLFIGGISWETTEEKLNDYFSQYGDVLQTVVMRDKTTGRPRGFGFVVFADPSILDRVLQDKHTIDGRTVEAKKALSREEQQTSVRAGNLNPARNTGNSGNIRTKKIFVGGLPPTLTDDGFRQYFEAYGHVTDVVIMYDQNTQRPRGFGFISFDSEDAVDQVLHKTFHDLNGKQVEVKRALPKDANPGGGSRSMGGGASGGGAGGGYQGYGASGGNSNSYDGRMDSNRYMQPQSTGGGFPPYGSSGYSAPGYGYSPANNSVGYGGYGSYGGASAGYGGPAGAAYGNPNVPSPGYASGPPGAPRSSWSGQAPSGYGSMGYGTAASWGAPNTGAGSGGPGSTPAGQSPSGTAGYGNQGYGYGNYGGNDGSYGNPTGYGAVGGRSGGTPNSNVGGAGELQGSGSGYMGSGYGDANGNPGYGNAGWRSEPSLASGNYGTPQANGPHGGQVGYGGGYGGGAQTRQGQQQ; this is translated from the exons ATGGATTCAGATCAGGGAAAGCTATTTATTGGTGGGATTTCGTGGGAGACAACCGAGGAGAAGCTTAACGACTACTTCTCTCAATATGGCGACGTTTTACAGACTGTGGTAATGCGAGACAAGACCACTGGCAGACCCAGAGGCTTTGGCTTTGTCGTTTTCGCAGATCCTTCCATCCTCGATAGGGTTCTTCAAGATAAGCATACCATCGACGGTAGAACG GTTGAGGCAAAGAAAGCTTTGTCAAGAGAGGAGCAACAAACAAGTGTCAGGGCTGGAAACCTGAATCCTGCTAGAAACACTGGCAACAGCGGAAATATCAGGACCAAAAAGATTTTTGTTGGAGGGTTGCCTCCCACTCTTACTGATGATGGATTCCGTCAGTATTTTGAAGCTTATGGCCATGTTACTGATGTAGTAATAATGTATGACCAGAACACCCAACGGCCTCGTGGATTTGGATTTATTTCCTTTGACAGTGAGGATGCTGTTGACCAGGTCTTGCACAAAACTTTTCACGATTTGAATGGTAAGCAAGTTGAAGTAAAGCGGGCTCTTCCTAAAGATGCTAATCCTGGTGGGGGAAGCCGTTCTATGGGTGGTGGTGccagtggtggtggtgctggtggtGGCTATCAGGGCTATGGTGCTTCTGGGGGCAATTCAAACTCATATGATGGTCGAATGGATTCAAATAGGTACATGCAGCCTCAGAGCACAGGAGGTGGCTTTCCTCCTTATGGTTCATCTGGTTATAGTGCACCTGGTTATGGATACAGTCCTGCCAATAATAGTGTTGGATATGGTGGTTACGGTAGTTATGGTGGTGCCAGTGCTGGCTATGGCGGACCTGCTGGTGCTGCGTATGGGAATCCTAATGTCCCAAGTCCTGGGTATGCAAGCGGCCCACCTGGTGCCCCTAGAAGCTCATGGAGCGGTCAAGCTCCTTCTGGCTATGGTTCCATGGGCTATGGAACTGCTGCTTCTTGGGGGGCGCCAAATACTGGTGCTGGTAGCGGTGGTCCTGGTTCAACTCCTGCAGGTCAATCTCCTAGTGGGACTGCTGGGTATGGGAATCAAGGTTATGGGTATGGTAattatggtggaaatgatgggtCTTATGGGAATCCAACTGGATATGGGGCTGTTGGGGGGCGTTCTGGGGGTACTCCAAACAGTAATGTTGGGGGTGCAGGTGAACTACAGGGGAGTGGCAGTGGTTACATGGGAAGTGGCTATGGTGATGCAAATGGAAATCCAGGGTATGGAAATGCAGGTTGGAGGTCTGAGCCATCACTAGCTTCTGGAAATTATGGGACTCCTCAGGCAAATGGACCTCATGGTGGGCAAGTTGGTTACGGTGGGGGGTATGGTGGTGGTGCTCAGACTCGGCAAGGCCAACAACAGTGA